From Ictidomys tridecemlineatus isolate mIctTri1 chromosome 2, mIctTri1.hap1, whole genome shotgun sequence, the proteins below share one genomic window:
- the LOC144368172 gene encoding LOW QUALITY PROTEIN: biotin--protein ligase-like (The sequence of the model RefSeq protein was modified relative to this genomic sequence to represent the inferred CDS: inserted 1 base in 1 codon; substituted 1 base at 1 genomic stop codon) — MLWHPSVVKPYLTLLSECSVPDMLEGAAGALQNLAAGRWKHCSVEMAMSPVLMKEFVLLITMALATATVHLQDSALKELKDQAVHKQAQVLXPNPEPSLETEPAQDFMEHPGKDDPKALPEGSSLLEGSSKPRRGSASGSEPPGDTEQGAGPLEHFHLHLSSCHKCLELENSTIDSVKFASAENIPDLPHDHGSSLEGVADEICPKEEGRRVNITGKGPNILLYVGPDSQEALGWLQQVRAILADCVDTDSYVLYHLQEESVLRDPWPDNCLLLVIAIRELIPEDLYQKFLAYLSQGRKVLGLSSSFTFDGLQVTSKGVLQKTVQSLVFSKADQSEVKLSILSSGCVYEEGPGKQLSPGKLQGHLDNEDKDRXIMQVPFGTCRGEAILCQVHLELPPSSFMVQTQEDFDLLKSSNMRKYEFLQETLLALGVSCDLRETPALMPLYLLLALEFWLTTTLGCAGWTDGQSPEPCPYLSFSWLAAPVSGSVVPAAGPGASPPLALCFSAGSSLLNSSQSAISSAKTGLCGGQP; from the exons CATTGCAGTGTCGAGATGGCTATGAGCCCTGTGTTAATGAAGGAATTTGTGTTACTTATCACAATGGCACTGGCTACTGCAA CTGTGCACTTGCAAGACTCTGCTCTGAAGGAACTCAAGGATCAGGCTGTACACAAGCAAGCCCAAGTCCTATAGCCAAACCCTGAGCCCTCCCTGGAGACCGAGCCTGCGCAGGACTTTATGGAGCACCCTGGCAAGGATGACCCAAAGGCTCTTCCAGAAGGTTCTTCTCTTCTAGAAGGTTCTTCCAAGCCGAGGAGAGGCAGTGCCTCTGGGAGTGAGCCTCCTGGGGACACTGAGCAGGGAGCGGGCCCTCTGGAGCATTTTCATCTCCACCTGTCTAGTTGCCACAAATGCTTAGAACTTGAGAATAGCACCATTGATTCGGTCAAGTTTGCTTCTGCAGAGAACATTCCAGACCTTCCCCATGATCATGGCAGCAGTTTGGAGGGTGTTGCCGATGAGATCTGCCctaaagaagaagggaggagagtcAACATCACGGGAAAGGGGCCCAACATCCTTCTGTACGTAGGCCCCGACTCCCAGGAGGCCCTTGGGTGGCTCCAGCAGGTGCGGGCCATCCTGGCTGACTGTGTGGACACCGACAGCTATGTTCTGTACCACCTGCAGGAGGAAAGTGTGCTCAGGGACCCATGGCCAGACAACTGTCTGTTGTTGGTCATTGCCATCAGGGAGCTCATCCCTGAAGACCTGTACCAGAAGTTCCTAGCCTATCTTTCTCAGGGAAGGAAGGTACTAGGCCTGTCTTCATCCTTCACATTTGATGGCTTGCAGGTGACAAGCAAGGGTGTGCTGCAGAAGACAGTCCAGAGCCTGGTTTTCTCCAAGGCTGACCAGAGCGAGGTGAAGCTCAGCATTCTGAGCAGTGGCTGTGTTTATGAGGAGGGCCCCGGGAAGCAGCTCAGTCCTGGAAAGCTCCAGGGCCACCTGGACAATGAGGACAAGGACA TGATCATGCAAGTGCCTTTTGGAACCTGCAGAGGGGAAGCCATTCTTTGCCAG GTGCACTTAGAACTACCTCCCAGTTCCTTCATGGTGCAGACCCAAGAAGACTTCGACCTGCTGAAATCCAGCAACATGAGAAAATACGAATTCCTCCAGGAGACCCTCTTGGCCCTGGGTGTCAGCTGTGACCTGCGAGAAACTCCTGCCTTAATGCCCCTGTACCTGCTGTTGGCTTTGGAG TTCTGGTTGACTACAACACTGGGATGTGCTGGCTGGACTGATGGACAGAGTCCAGAGCCGTGTCCCTACCTCTCCTTCTCCTGGCTAGCAGCTCCTGTTAGTGGCTCTGTCGTCCCTGCTGCTGGCCCTGGTGCCTCTCCGCCCCTCGCGCTTTGCTTCTCTGCAGGCAGTTCTTTGTTGAATTCTTCTCAAAGTGCCATCTCTTCTGCCAAAACTGGATTGTGCGGAGGTCAGCCATAA